Within the Gordonia westfalica genome, the region GAACGCGTAGCCGGCGAACGGGAGAACCGTGTCCCACAGCGCGGTGATCGCGGGCTGCGAGAACCCGTTGTTGCGCATACCCTCCGCGAAGCCGTCGTAGGCCTCGTCGAGGATCTCCTTCTTCTTCTTACCCATCGCGCGACGGAGCAGGTCTGCCTGTCCGAGCGAGTACCCGGCGACCTTCTGCGCGATCTGCATGATCTGCTCTTGGTAGACGATCAGGCCGTAGGTCTCGGAGAGGATCTCCTTGAGCGGTTCCTCGAGCTCCGGGTGGATCGGCCGGATCTCCTGGAGACCGTTCTTGCGCTTGGCGTAGTCGGTGTGCGCGTTCACACCCATCGGACCGGGACGGTACAGCGCGAGGACGGCCACGATGTCCTCGAACCCGGTGGGCTGCATCATCTTCAGGAGATCGCGCATGGCCGCGCCGTCGAGCTGGAACACGCCGAGCGTGTCGCCGCGGGCGAGCAGCTCATAGGTCTTCTCGTCCTCGAGCGGCAGCGCGTCGAGGTCGAGATCGATCCCGCGGTTGAGCTTGATGTTCTCCAGGGCGTCACCGATGACGGTGAGGTTGCGCAGACCCAGGAAGTCCATCTTCAGCAGGCCGATGGCCTCACACGACGGGTAGTCCCAGCCGGTGATGATCGCGCCGTCCTGCGCGCGCTTCCACACCGGGATCGCGTCGGTCAGCGGCTCCGAGGACATGATCACCGCACAGGCGTGCACGCCCGCGTTGCGGATCAGGCCCTCCAGCCCGAGTGCGGTGTCGTAGATCTTCTTGACGTCCGGGTCGGTCTCGATGAGCGTGCGGACCTCGGTGGCCTCGCCGTAGCGCTCGTGCTCGGGGTTGGTGATACCCCAGACCGGGATGTCCTTGGCCATGATGGGCGGCGGCAGCGCCTTGGTGATGCGGTCGGCGATCGCGAAACCCGGCTGGCCGAACTGGACTCGCGCGGAGTCCTTGATGGCGGCCTTCGTCTTGATCGTTCCGAAGGTGATGACCTGGGCGACCTTCTCGCTGCCCCACCGCTCGGTCGCGTAGCGCACCATCTCGCCGCGACGGCGGTCGTCGAAGTCGATGTCGATATCGGGCATCGACACGCGCTCGGGGTTGAGGAATCGCTCGAACAGGAGTCCGTGCGGGATCGGGTCGATGTTGGTGATGCCCAGCGCCCAGGCGACCAGCGAACCGGCCGCCGAACCACGGCCCGGGCCGACGCGGATGCCGACCTCGAGGGCGTGCCGGATCAGGTCGCCGACGACCAGGAAGTAAGCGGGGAACCCCATCTGGATGATGACGTCGAGCTCGTAGTTGGCCCGGTCGAGGTACTCCTGCGGCACCTCGGTGCCGGCGAAACGGCGCTCGGCGAGCCCCTTGAAGACCTCCTTGCGCAGGAAGGAGTCCTGGGTGTCGCCGGCGGGCACCGGGAAGACCGGCATGCGGTCGCGGTGGGTGAAGACGTCCTTGTACGACTGGACGCGCTCGCCGATCTCCAGGGTGTTGTCGCAGGCGCCGGGGACCACCGAGTCCCACTGCTCGCGCATCTCGGCGGCCGACTTCAGGTAGTAACCGTCACCGTCGAACTTGAAGCGGGTCGGGTCGGAGAGGGTCTTGCCGGTCTGCACACACAGCAGCGCCTCGTGCGCGGCAGCGTGTTCTTTGGTGACGTAGTGGCAGTCGTTGGTGACGATCGGCTTGATACCGAGCTTGCGGCCGATGTCGAGCAGGCCGTCGCGGACCCGGCGCTCGATCTCCAGGCCGTGCTCCATAAGTTCGAGGTAGAAGTTCTCCGGGCCGAAGATCTCCTGCCACTTCGCCGCCGCCTCCAGGGCCTCGCGGTCGTGGCCGAGCCGCAGGCGGGTCTGCACCTCGCCCGACGGACATCCGGTCGTCGCGATGATGCCCTCGGCGTGCGCCGCGATCAGGTCGACGTCCATACGCGACCACTTACCGAGCTGGCCCTCGATGGACGCCAGCGAGGACAACTTGAACAGATTGCGCAGGCCGG harbors:
- the dnaE gene encoding DNA polymerase III subunit alpha, which translates into the protein MTDSFVHLHNHTEYSMLDGAAKVSPLFAEAKRLGMTAIGMTDHGNMFGASEFYNTAVKNDIKPIIGIEAYIAPGSRFDTKRIQWGTRDQKSDDVSGSGAYTHMTMVAENATGLRNLFKLSSLASIEGQLGKWSRMDVDLIAAHAEGIIATTGCPSGEVQTRLRLGHDREALEAAAKWQEIFGPENFYLELMEHGLEIERRVRDGLLDIGRKLGIKPIVTNDCHYVTKEHAAAHEALLCVQTGKTLSDPTRFKFDGDGYYLKSAAEMREQWDSVVPGACDNTLEIGERVQSYKDVFTHRDRMPVFPVPAGDTQDSFLRKEVFKGLAERRFAGTEVPQEYLDRANYELDVIIQMGFPAYFLVVGDLIRHALEVGIRVGPGRGSAAGSLVAWALGITNIDPIPHGLLFERFLNPERVSMPDIDIDFDDRRRGEMVRYATERWGSEKVAQVITFGTIKTKAAIKDSARVQFGQPGFAIADRITKALPPPIMAKDIPVWGITNPEHERYGEATEVRTLIETDPDVKKIYDTALGLEGLIRNAGVHACAVIMSSEPLTDAIPVWKRAQDGAIITGWDYPSCEAIGLLKMDFLGLRNLTVIGDALENIKLNRGIDLDLDALPLEDEKTYELLARGDTLGVFQLDGAAMRDLLKMMQPTGFEDIVAVLALYRPGPMGVNAHTDYAKRKNGLQEIRPIHPELEEPLKEILSETYGLIVYQEQIMQIAQKVAGYSLGQADLLRRAMGKKKKEILDEAYDGFAEGMRNNGFSQPAITALWDTVLPFAGYAFNKSHAAGYGLVSFWTAYLKANYPAEYMAGLLTSVGDDKDKAAIYLADCRKMGITVLPPDVNESQRNFAAVGADIRFGLAAIRNVGSGVVGSIINAREEKGKFTSFSDYLGKIDVTACNKKVTESLIKAGAFDSLGHPRKGLFLVHAESVESVIGTKKAEAIGQFDLFGGGDDAADPGLAEVFAVKVPEEEWDTKHKLAIEREMLGLYVSGHPLAGVEHAIAAHTDTSITSLLEGNISDGAQITIGGIISSVTRRVNKKGEPWAAVTLEDMVGGVEVYFFPRAYVAYGMDIAADNIVLIKARVNMRDDSMMISANDLAVPDLETAGATKPVALTLSARLCTPDRVQALKQVLTRHPGMADVHVTLVSDKRQTQLKLTESLRVAPSSALMGDLKALLGPSCLG